The sequence GGCGGGCAGCCCTCCGTCGTGCCTGCGCGGTAGCGGGACGGCTCAGGATCAGGAAAGGTTCGTGCCGGGATCGTCCTTGGGCAGGTAGGGCTGGGGGATGATCATGTCCTCCGGTACCGGCAGCCGGTGATAATCGGAGTGGTGTACACGTGGCGGCAACTCGATCGGGGTGTATTCGACCTGCTGGTACGGGATCAGGCTCAGCATGTGGCTGATGCAGTTCAGGCGAGCCAGCTTCTTGTCCGTCGCGGGTACCACCCACCAGCGAGCCTCCGGGATGTGCGTGCGTTCCAGCATCACTTCCTTGGCTTTGGTGTAGTCCTCCCAGCGGCGGCGCGATTCGAGATCCATCGGGCTGAGCTTCCAGTGCTTGAGCGGATCACTCACGCGGCACTGAAAGCGAAACTCCTGCTCTGTATCCGTGATGGAGAACCAATACTTGATCAGGCGGATGCCCGATCGGATCAGCATCTTTTCAAACTCTGGCACCGTGCGGAAAAACTCCTCGTAATCCTCATCGGAGCAAAAGCCCATCACCCGCTCGACTCCCGCGCGGTTGTACCAGCTGCGGTCAAAGAGCACCATTTCGCCCGCCGCCGGCAGGTGCGCGACGTACCGCTGAAAATACCATTGGGTGCGTTCGCGGCTGTTCGGTGCTGGCAGCGCGGCGACCCGGCACACCCGGGGATTCAGGCGCTGCGTGATGCGCTTGATCACGCCGCCCTTGCCTGCCGCGTCGCGCCCCTCGAAGATCACCACGATCTTTTCGCCCGACGCCACCACCCACTCCTGCATCTTTACCAGCTCGGATTGCAGCCGGAAGAGTTCGCGAAAATAAAAGTGCCGCTGGATCTTCTCATCCTCCATCTCCTCCAGCGTCTGCGGCGGATGGTATTCCGTGCGCCGATCCTCCATCTCGAGTTCCAGCTCCTCGTCGAAGCTGTCTATCATCTCGCGATGTGCTCGGGCGATGAGGTCTTGCGTGGATTGCTGGTTGTGCTTTTCGTCGGAGTTCATGGCGTGGAAGGGATGGGATTTCCTAGTCGAGCTTGATGTGTTCGAGATTGACCCCCTTGGTCTCGATGGCGAAGCGATGCGTCACCCATGCCCCGAGTAGACAGGTGCCGATCAGGATGTAGAGCAGCGTGGCCGTACCGATGTCCTTGAGCAGGATGGGGAAGAGAAATGCCGTCGCCACCGCACCGACCTTGGCAAACGATGCCGCAAACCCAGCGCCAACTCCGCGTACCTTCGTGGGAAATACTTCCCCTGCCAGCAGGTACGTCATCGCGTTCGGTCCCATGTTGGTCATGAAGTTGAACAGCATGAATCCCGCAAAGATCAGCAGCACGTGTGTCGTTCCGTCGAAGTACGTCGAGATAGCTGCCAGCAGGAGTCCGATTGCACACCCGATAAAGCCGCCAATCTGGAGCTTGATCCGGCCCACCCGGTCTGCGAGGAAGATTGCCGCCACGATGCCCAGGATGAGCAGCACATCGATGATGGCTGCTCCCTTTGCCGCCTGGATGTCATCGTGAATGACGTCGGCAAGGTTGCGCGGGACGCCGGAGTCATGCCCAAAGGTGTACGCCAGGATCGTCGGCGTGAAGATGCCGATGCCGTAGGTGGAAAGATCCTGCAGGAACCACGGCACGGAGGCCAGGATCGTGGCGCGGCGGTACTTGGGCTTGGTAAAGAGCTTCGTAAACTCCGGCGTGTTTGCGGCCTCGATGGTCAGCGCGGCATCGGGTTCCAGCACGATGTCTTTTGGGTACTGCGGTTTGCGCTCGAGCAGGCGGCGCATTTCCCGCTCTGCCTCTTTGTGCCGTCCTTTGCTCATCAGCCAGTGCGGGCTCTGGGTGATGAAAAACCGCCCGATGATCACGGTGATGGCCGGGATGATCGCGCAGGCGTACATCAGTCGCCAGTCGGCCATGGACTTTGAGATCGAGAGAATGAAAAAACCGAGTACCGTGCCTGCCAGCGCGCCGACCGCCTGGAATCCAAAGGCTCCCAGCACCAGCTTTCCCCGGCAATGGCTCGGGATGCTTTCCGAGATCACCAGATGCGCGGTGGGATAATCGCACCCCAGCGCCAGTCCCATTCCGAACAGGCTCAGCACGAGGAACGGGAAACTAGGGCTTACAGCCACCAGGACGAGAAAGATGGTGAAAAGCACCATTTCCGAGATGAAGAGCATCTTCCGGCCAAAGTGATCCGCCAGCCCGCCCAGCGCGGTCGCGCCGATGAGGATGCCCGCCAGAGAGGCCGCGCTGATCATTCCCTTGTCAGCCGCCGTGAGCTGAAACTCGCGAACCATCAGCGGCAGCGCCACGCCTGTCATGAAGACCACGAGACCCTCGAAAAACTTGCCCGCAGTGGCCAGCCCCCAGATCCGCCATTGCATTCGCGTCATGGGCGCTTCGGAGACCTCCGTGCCATCCTCCCAGCGGGGGGTCTCGTCGATGTACTCCTGGATGGTCTTGGGTCGTTTGCTCATACGCGGTGGAGGGGCCGGATTCCGACCGCCTTGAGGGGCAGGCTGGCTGGTGTCTTGCGGCATCGTCAAGGGGGCAAATATGACAGTTTCGACACCTTTTCGCACTTGCGTTTTCTGGCAATCAAACGGGGTTTTTACGCAAAATTGCATGTCGTTCGGTTGCATCCCGGCCATCCCTGCATACGTTTCAGGCCGCTATGAAACACGTACCCCGCATCCTCGCGATTCTGGCTCTCTCCACTGCCGCCGCGTTCGCCGCGCCGGAAATTGGCAAACCCGCTCCTGATTTCTCTCTTAAGGACGCTTCCGGCAAGGAGGTGAAGCTCTCCGATTACAAGGGCAAGTACGTTGTCCTCGAGTGGGTGAACTTTGGCTGTCCCTTCGTGAAGAAGCACTACGGCTCAGGGAATATGCAGGCCCTTCAGAAGGATCTCACCGGCAAAGGAGCTGTCTGGCTTTCGATTTGTTCCTCTGCCGAGGGCAAGCAGGGCTTCTTTCCCAAGGGCGAGGTAGCCGCTGCGGTAAAGGAGAATGGCTCCAATGCCACGGACTATCTGATCGACGCCTCGGGTGAGGTCGGCAAGCTCTACGGAGCCGTCACTACGCCGGAAATGTTCCTTATCAATCCAGAGGGCGAGCTGGTCTACAAAGGCGCCATCGACAGCGCTGCAAGTCCCGATCCTGCCACGATCAAGGACGCCACAAATTACGTAAAGGCTGCCTTTGAAGAGGCTTCCGCGGGCAAGCCCGTGTCGAATCCCTCGACCAAGTCCTACGGCTGCTCGGTCAAGTACTAGGCCTAGCGCCCCAGCGGTTCGCTTACTGTCACGCCGGACGGCGGCTTGAAGGAGAAGTCGTCCGGCGTAAGCGCCGCCTTTCGCTCGTTGGAAAATGTGATCGTGCTCGACTCGCCCGGACCTGAAACCAGCACCATGCGGCGAGCTTTCAGATCCGCCCCGATCACCAGCGTGATCGACTGGATCGTGCCGCGCATCGCCCGGCTTCGAGGTGTCAGGTCCATCGTGTAGCCATCAGCATTGCGCTCGGCTTTTACCGAGTAGTTCTTTGCGATGTCGCGCAGCCCGAGGCCGGACGTCATGGCTGAAAGGGATTCTCTCAGGGCTTTGTTGGAGGACAGTGTGTATTTCTCGGCCTCCTTGTAGGCGGGGTAGTACATCCACAGTGTTTCTCCGTCACATGCCGTCAGTGATTTTCCCGGCACTTCCCGGCGAAACTTGTTTGGAGCGAGAAAGGCGATCGTGCCCGTTTCGACCACCGGCTTTTCCATCATCGCCAGTTTCTTCTCCTCGCGGAAATCACTCTGGATCGCTCCATCGGCCCGCTTGGCGGCGATCTGGTCGAGCAGATGCGCCGTCTCGTCATCACTCATTGGCTGGGCGGCAGCCCACGCTACGGGAAGTGTCAAAGCGAGGAGGAGGAGTCGTTTCATGCGGAGACGGGGACAAATTGATACCACTGCGTGGGGTGCTGGATGATCTCCTCGAACAATTCCGCGGCAATTTGCCGGGTGCAATCCTCGATCGCTTGTTTTCGAAGTTCCCTCGACGCGGCTTCCACGTGGATCGGCGGCTTCGCGATCAGTCGATATTTCCCGCCCCGCAGACGCAGGACGATCACCGGCACGACCGGGCATCGCGTCATGGCCGCGAGGATCGCGGGCGCAGTGGAGAAAAGGGTGCGGCCATTGGGCAGGGAGATCGGCAGGCCGTGCTCGGCGATGGGGCGATCGGCCAGCAGCGCCACGCAACGCCCCGCATCCAGGCTGCGCACGATCTGGATCGAAGAGAACGGGTCTGCTCCCACCGGTACGGTTTCTGTGTTCCAGCGCTGCCGCCACTTCGCCCGCCACTCTGTCAGTGAGGCAGTCGGTTCCGGCAGTGTGCCGATCGTGAGTGGGATGCCGGCCTTGCCGAGAGCCACTGCGCCGTACTCGAAGAAACTGAAATGGGCCGTCGCGAGGATCACTCCCCGTCCGCCGGACATCGCGGCGCGCAGGTGCTCCAGCCCGCCGTCGTTCTCCTGTAGCGACTGGGCTTTCTTCACCGGCATCGCCCCGACGGCGACGTAGTCGGCGATGGTCGCGCCGAAGTTGACGAATACCCGCACCGCTTCGGCTTCGGATACCGGCTCCTTGCGCAGGAGCTGGAGGTTGCGGCGCACCACTTCGCGCACAGCGGGCTGGGTCATGGCATAGGTCCAAGCCACGGTGCGGCTGACCGCTTGAAAGACCGGCCTGCGGGTGTACGGGTACAGCCGGGTGCAAAGGGAGAAGATCGAGTCCTGGTACAGCCTCTGGTAGGCCCATCTCTCGGTGTGCGAACGTCCCGACATCAACGCAGCGACTCCGGTTCCGGCAGCACGCAGGTATACCCTGCATTCTTCAGTCGTTCCAGCAGCCGCTCGAGCGTGGAGACGCGGTAGCGGCTGGCGCCTCCTTCATGAAGCAGGATGATTGCGCCCGGTCGGACCGATGCCATGATGCGCTGGATCACGACCGTGGGTGCAGCAGGGCACCCATCCTTTCCGCTGGCCGACCAGCCGATCACGCGCTGGCTTTCGGCTGCAGCGGCCGGGTGGACCGACATGTTGTTCATTCCCACGGGGGATCGGAACCACTTCGGCTTGGATCCCGTCGCGGTTTCGATGGCCTTGTTTCCCCAGGCGATTTCATGCCGGACGACCGGCTTGGGTGCCGCCCACCACCAACCCGACGAATGACTGTACGTGTGATTGCCCAAGCTGTGTCCTTCCCGGAGGATTCGACGCACGAGTGCCCGCTGGCTGTCCACTTGCCGACCAATCACGAAAAACGTCGCCTTTGCCTCGTATCTGGCCAGCGCGTCGAGCATTCCCGGTGTGTCTCGCGGATCAGGACCATCGTCGATCGTCAGCCACACCTCACGCTTCTCGGTTTCGAAGCGTGTTGCCACCGGGCCCTGCCACGCGCAGTTCTGGCGGAGCGTGGGATAGAGCCAGAAGAAATTGTGCGTCATTTCCACCGACCATCGGGCGCGCCACGGGGTCAGCGGCCAGAGTGCGAGCGCGGCGGCACGTGCGGCCAGGATTAGATGTCGCGTGGAGAGAGCCATTTCCTCCGAAGCTGCCAGACTCGCCACAGTCGCGGAAACAGCAAAATGCAAAGCCGCGTGTGGGTGCCCGCAAGCAGCAGGTTGTCGCGCAGGTAGCGAAAGTGCGTCACCCCGCCATCCGCCTTCTCCGGATACCTCACTGGTACCGGACGATTGATGGGTTCCACCCCCGCCCAAAAAAGCCGTACAGCCAGTTCGGTATCAAAATCGAAGCGTCGCGCCGTCGTGATCGATCGCATGACGTCAATCGCGGGTCGCAGCGGATATAATCGGAAGCCGAAAAGCGAGTCACGGATGCCACCCCAGAGTGTTTCCAGATTGGCAAACCAGTTTCCGACCCGCCGTCCTTTTACTCGCTCCGCCGGCGCCTCGGGTCCGAAGACCGGCTCTCCGAGAATCATGGCCCCGGGATGCCTTTGTGAAAGCTCCATGAAGCCAGTGACATCCTGCACCGGATGCTGGCCGTCGGCATCCATCAGCAGCGCGTGCGTGTAGCCTGCCTTGGCCGCGGCTTCCATCGCCACGAGGCTGGCTCCGCCTTTGCCTCGGTTTTCCCCAAGATGGATCACGCTCAGCCCCGGCTCGGAGCGAGCTAGCTCCTGGATTTCTGCCACGCTTTCATCCGTGCTCCCATCGAGCACCACCCACACGGGCTGCCACACGTTCAGCACGGCGCGTGCGGTTTCCACAAGCATCCGGCCACTATTGTAGCTCGGCAGGATGACGATTCTCTCCCGGTCCTCGAAACTCAAAGTGAGACGTCTTTCTTGCGGCGGAGAATGCTCTCGCCCGTGTACTCGAGGTTGCTGCGGAAGTAATCCTCCAGCCGCTGCGCCAGTGCCGGGGCGGTTTCGCCCTCCTGCGGCGTGAAGACCTCGCCGAGTGTTATCCGTACTGTGATCGGGAGCCGGGCGGGAGAAAAGAGGGGGAATTCCTTGGAAAGATATCGTCCCTCCTGCTCGATGAGGACTGTCTGGATCGGAGCGCCGGTCTTGGTTGCGATGAGGGCAAAGCCATGTTTGAAAGGATTCACCGCCTGCGCCCTAGTCCGCGTGCCCTCGGGGAAGATGAGGAGATTCTCTCCTTCTCGGATCTTCTCGATGCCTTCGCGTACCAGGGTTGGCCCCTGGTCGTTCGTAATATACCCCGCCATTCGCGCGGCACCGCCGAGGTAGGAGCGTTTCATCAGGCTGGCGCGCATCACGCAGATGGCGTTGGGAACGAAGCTCAGCAGGTAAATTGCATCGAGCTCGCTCGGGTGATTCGGAGCGATGATCGTGCCTCGCAGGCTGCGGAGTTTTTCCACGTCATCGATCTGGATGTCAAAGGCGCCAAGGGCCGTGGAGATCTTGAGCCAGTTGCGAAAGAGCCAATGGATCAGGTGCTGGCCCGTGGACGGTCGAATCGAGTTTCCCGCCAGCCTGCGCAGCAGGATGCAGGCAGGACACACCACGATACCACTGCCTATGAAGAGAAAGATCGCCGTGACCTGGCGCACGTAATCCCAGATTCCCCGTACGGAAAAAAACACGCGGCGTCGCCCGCGCACATAGATGGGAGAGGGAGAGTGGGCTCTCACTGTGGACATGTGCAGGATACGCTATCGCGGGTTTGGTGAGATTTCGAGTGCGTTGTTGCTTGCCCTCGGACTCTCTTCGGGCGACACACACTCCTCGCCCCATGCGCAAGTGGCTCACCATCATCCTTCAGACACTGGTCAGCGTGGCTCTGCTCGCCTGGATCTTCCGCGATGCCTCGACACGGCGCGAGGTGATGCAGTTTGTTCGTGAGGCGGATATCTTCTGGCTCGTGACAGGGGTGGCTTCCGCCGGGGTGGGGATCATCCTTGGTGTTTATCGCTGGGAGATTTTTTTGCGTGTCATGGGCATCCGCCTCTCCGGTTGGGAGCTCTTTCGCATCTCGATGGTGGGGTTGTTTTTTAATAACTTCCTTGTCGGCGCAGTCGGAGGCGATGCCGTGAAGGTCGTGTGGCTGGGTGCGAAGGGGCATTCGAAAGTCTCCGCTTTGGTATCGGTGCTCATGGATCGAATGAGCGGGCTGGGGGCGTTGGTCGTTTGTTCGCTCGTGTTCATCGCTGGTCGGCTTGACTGGCTCTCGCGCAGCCCTGTTGTTGCCGGGGTGAGCCATGTCGTCCTTGTGTATCTGGTAGCGGTCCTTGTTTTCCTCGGCATCACATTTGTCCTGGCCATGCGAGGGGTGACGGATCGGCTCCCCGCTCGTATTCCCGGCCGCGGACAGTTGGTGAATTTCACCTCAGCCTATTTCAAGTTCGTTTCGCACTGGCGCTCGACTCTGGCAGCCTCGCTTATCTCCTGCGTCATTCTGGTGTCGTATATCGGCACCTTTTATTGCGCGGCCCGGGCCTTCGGCGTAAACCAGCCTTTCGTGGACTTCCTCGCCTTCATGCCAGCGGTCGACATTATTGCCGCGATGCCAGTGAGCCTGGGAGGCTTCGGGGTCCGGGATCAGCTTTTTGCCACCATCATGGGCGATCTGTACGGCATCCCCGTCGCACAGGCGGTCTCGATCTCGCTTTGCGGGGCTTTCATGTCTCTGATTTGGGGGCTTCTCGGCCTCGCCATGCTGCCCTCGTATCGCCGCGTCGTCCGGGAGGAAACTGAGACCGCATGAGTTCGCCCGTTCGCCAGGCCGCCCAGCGCTATCGACGCTGGAAAAATCTGTACTATTACTCGCTCGGGAAGGCCTTCCTCGACCCAGCCTATCCTGCCGTCGCCCGGCTTTTCCGCAATTCGACTCTCCCGCTACTCGATCTCGGTTGCGGGATGGGACTTCTCACTGCTTATCTGCGCGCCTCGGGTCATGGCTCGCATGTCATTGGCATTGAGCTGGATGCTGAAAAGGTTAGCGTCGCCCGAGAGGTTCTTGGCGAGGCCGGGGCCGAGTTCCATCCTGGCGACGCGTTTTCCTTCCCACCCCATCTTGGCGATGTGGTCATGCTCGACGTGATCCATTACTTCGATGATGCACAGCAGCAGGCGCTCCTCACTCGCATCGCGCAAAGTCTCGCTCCCGGCGGTGTCGCCGCCATTCGGTTCACACTCAATGAACGTCACTGGCGCTTCGCTCTTACCCGGGCGGAGGAATGGTTTGTTCATCGCAGTGGCTGGATTCCCACGACGGGGCATAATTTCCCCACGGCCGAAGAAATGACCCGAGCATTCGTCGCTGCAGGATGCGAGGTCACAATGGAGCCGATGTGGGGTTGCACACCCTTCAATAGCTACCTCCTCGTCGCTCGGCGACGGGATTGATGGAGCGGGGCTAGTTCTTGGTGCGGAGGCCGCTGAAGTCCTTGATGCGGTCTTCCAGTTCCTTGATCCGCACCTCCATCTTGGCGATGGTCTCCTCTGCTGCCATCAGGCGACGCCGTTTGTCGAGAAGGGAAGTCTCCAGCTCGCGCACTCGTTTCTGGAGGTTGAAGCGAATGTTGCCCTTGGTCGGCAGCTCCAGCTTGTCAAAGAAGGTGCCGGCAGGAACTTCTTCCTCCTTGGGCGCGGCCATGGCCTCCTGGAAAAACGCCGTGTCGCGCAATGCCACCCATTCGCCCGTGCACGAGTTGATCAGCAGCGTGTCCGGCGTGATCTCCTCCATGCGGTAAAACTCGATCAGAGCTCCGGCCGTCGTCGGGCCGTACAGCAGATCCTCGCCCACCACGACCAGCCAGTCCATTTTCATGTCGGCCACCATGGGAGCCTTCGTCCACACGACATTGTCCGGCGACAGCATGTCCTGCGGATTCACATGCGCGGAGCGCGCCCATTCCTGGATTTTCGAGAGGTGGATCGGTCCGAAGACCTCGCCGTTCTCGTGCTTTTTCAGGTACCAATTAACGGGATTATCGGTCTGCGGCATAGGGAGTCTCTGGGAGAAGGGGAGGGTTGATGCAACAATGCGCGAATCCGCCTCGAAAGACAAGATTTGTTGGGGCGCGAAACCGCCCGATCCCGATATCGGGGACTCACAATCGAGTCCGACATCGAACTTGCGCCCAGGCCCAATCACGGGCACACTGTCAAGTTCCCCCGAAACCGGGGTTAACGAACGCTATGAGCAAAACATTATTGGATAAAGTCTGGGAGGCGCACACCGTGCGCAAACTGCCGAACGGAGCAACTCAACTGTTGATCGGCACCCACCTTATTCATGAGGTGACCAGCCCTCAGGCTTTCGGCATGCTGCGTGATCTGGGCCTCAAGGTCCTCTATCCGCAGCGCACCTTCGCCACCGTCGACCACATCGTGCCCACCGACGAGCGCGAGGAGCCGTTTTCTGATCCGCTGGCGGACGAAATGATCAAGGCCCTCCGTGCCAACTGCGACGAATTCGGCATCAAGTTCTTCGACCTGCCGACTGGCGCGCAGGGTATCGTGCACATCGTCGGTCCCGAGCAGGGCATCACCCAGCCCGGCACCACCATCGCCTGCGGCGACTCGCACACCTCGACCCACGGCGCTTTCGGCGCGATCGCCTTCGGCATCGGCACCAGCCAGGTCCGCGACGTGCTCGCGACCCAGACCATGGCGCTGCACAAGCCCAAGGTCCGCCGCATCAATGTCGACGGCAAGCTCGCCCCCGGCGTCTATGCCAAGGACGTCATCCTCCACATCATCCGCAAGCTCGGGGTGAATGGCGGCATCGGCTACGCCTACGAATACGGCGGCTCGACCTTTGACAATTTCACGCAGGAAGAGCGCATGACCGTCTGCAACATGTCCATCGAGGGCGGCGCCCGCGTGGGATATGTGAATCCGGACGACACCACCTTCGATTACCTCAAGGGCCGTCCCTACGCGCCCAAGGCCGAGGAGTGGGATGCCGCGATCGCCCGCTGGCGTTCCTTTGCTTCCGACCCGGATGCCACCTACGACGACGTGGTGAACTTCCGAGCCGAGGACATCGGACCCACGATCACCTGGGGCATCAACCCCGGCCAGGCCATTTTCATCGACGAGAACGTCCCGACTCCCGCCGAACTGCCCGAGAAGGATCGCGCGACCGCCGAAGAGGCTCTCGTGCACATGAATCTCGCGCCCGGCAAGCCCATCAAGGGCACCAAGGTCGACGTTGCTTTCCTCGGCAGCTGTACTAACGGCCGCCTGAGCGACCTCACCGAGGTGGCGCGCTTCGTCAAGGGCCGCAAGGTCAAAGACGGCGTGAAGGCCATCGTCGTGCCCGGTTCCCAGGGCGTCTCGCAGATCGCCGAGAAAATGGGCCTTGCGGAAATCTTCCGCGACGCCGGTTTCGAGTGGCGCGGTGCGGGCTGCTCGATGTGCCTCGGCATGAACCCCGACAAGCTCGTCGGCCATCAGCTCTGCGCCAGCTCCAGCAACCGTAACTTCAAGGGCCGCCAGGGTAGCCCGACCGGTCGGACAGTGCTCATGAGCCCGATCATGGTCGCCGCCGCCGCCCTCACCGGCGAGATCACCGACGCCCGCGAAGTCTTCGACATCAAATAACTCGTTTATGGCTCTCGAAAAAATCACCCAGGTCACCGGCCGCGGCGTCTACGTCCCCGGTGAAGACATCGACACGGACCGCATCATCCCGGCCCGTTTCATGAAGTGCATCACCTTCGACGGTCTCGGCGAGTTCGCCTTCTACGACGAACGCAAGGCCGCCGACGGCTCGCTCAAGCCGCATCCGCTCAACGAAGAACGCTATGTTGGCGCGAAGTTCCTCCTCTCCGGGTCGAACTTCGGCTGCGGCAGCTCGCGTGAGCACGCTCCGCAGGCCCTCTACCGCTACGGCTTCCGCGCTGTCATTGCCGAGAGCTTTGCCGAGATTTTCTTCGGCAACTCGATCACGCTCGGTATGCCCTGCGCCGTCATGGCCCACGACGATATCCAGGCCCTTGCCGGTCTCATCGAAAGCGATCCCGCCATCCTCATCACTCTCGACCTGCTCGAGGGCAAGGTGACGGCCGCCGACATGGACTTCCCGGCCACGCTTCCTCCGCATGCGAAGGAAGCTCTCGTTCAGGGCAAATGGGACGCCATCGCCGACCTCCTCGAGAGCGTTGACGACATCAAGAACGTGGCGGGCAACCTCGCCTACTTCAAGGCCGCCTAAGCGCCCTTAGTCCCAAAGACCTTTACGCGCAGCGGGGTGGATTCGTCCTCCCCGCTGTTTGCGTTTTCAGAGTACTTTGCCGAGCACTGCGAGCGTCTCGTTCACATTCCGCTCGATGGAATACTGCGCCGCCAGCTCTCGGCAGGCCTTCCCCGTCGCCGCACGATCCTGTGAGCGCCAGTAGCGCAACGCCTCCGCCAGTCCTTCTACGTCACCGGGCTCGACGACCGAGCCATGCACGCCCGGCGTGATGATTTCGGAAAACCCATTCGCCGTGGTCGTGATGACGGGCAGCCCCGCCGCCAGCCCCTCCAGGCAGGCATTGGAAAACGGATCGTAGATCGTCGGCAGGATGAACACATCCGCTGCTGCGAAGACCGGGGGCAGATCGCTTACCGGCCCGAGGAAAATCGCCGACGGGGACGAATACGCCGCCTTTTTACCGCGTCCCGCCACGAGCACTTTCGCGTCCGCCTTTTCCGCTGCCGCCAGCGCAAAAGCCAGCCCCTTGCGTTCCCAGCCGCTCCCGGCAAAAAGCGCGAGATAACCCTCATCCAGCCCAAGGGCGGAGCGGGATTCCACCCGATCGGCTGCCGCGAGCGCGCCGCCGATGCCATTGGGCACGATGTGGATTTTCTCCTGCGGATACTCGTGCCAGCGAACGATCTCCTCCGCCACCATGCGGGAATTTGCAATCACCGCCCGCGCCGTCTGGAACACGCCGCGCTCCAGGCGCATCAGGGCCAGGTGCTTCGGGTTGTAACGGTGAAACATCGCCTTCCACCACGGCTCGAATTTCGACCGGCGCTGAATCCACGCCGCATGCACGCCGTCCCCCGCCCGGTATACGTCGCAGC comes from Terrimicrobium sacchariphilum and encodes:
- the leuC gene encoding 3-isopropylmalate dehydratase large subunit, with amino-acid sequence MSKTLLDKVWEAHTVRKLPNGATQLLIGTHLIHEVTSPQAFGMLRDLGLKVLYPQRTFATVDHIVPTDEREEPFSDPLADEMIKALRANCDEFGIKFFDLPTGAQGIVHIVGPEQGITQPGTTIACGDSHTSTHGAFGAIAFGIGTSQVRDVLATQTMALHKPKVRRINVDGKLAPGVYAKDVILHIIRKLGVNGGIGYAYEYGGSTFDNFTQEERMTVCNMSIEGGARVGYVNPDDTTFDYLKGRPYAPKAEEWDAAIARWRSFASDPDATYDDVVNFRAEDIGPTITWGINPGQAIFIDENVPTPAELPEKDRATAEEALVHMNLAPGKPIKGTKVDVAFLGSCTNGRLSDLTEVARFVKGRKVKDGVKAIVVPGSQGVSQIAEKMGLAEIFRDAGFEWRGAGCSMCLGMNPDKLVGHQLCASSSNRNFKGRQGSPTGRTVLMSPIMVAAAALTGEITDAREVFDIK
- the leuD gene encoding 3-isopropylmalate dehydratase small subunit, with the protein product MALEKITQVTGRGVYVPGEDIDTDRIIPARFMKCITFDGLGEFAFYDERKAADGSLKPHPLNEERYVGAKFLLSGSNFGCGSSREHAPQALYRYGFRAVIAESFAEIFFGNSITLGMPCAVMAHDDIQALAGLIESDPAILITLDLLEGKVTAADMDFPATLPPHAKEALVQGKWDAIADLLESVDDIKNVAGNLAYFKAA
- a CDS encoding glycosyltransferase family 4 protein; translated protein: MKIGLVRRGFSGTGGAEAYLMRLAHGLTQAGHEAILITSSEWPAERWPGRGIIRLPGRTPDEFAAAFAASKAPVDITFSLERVPGCDVYRAGDGVHAAWIQRRSKFEPWWKAMFHRYNPKHLALMRLERGVFQTARAVIANSRMVAEEIVRWHEYPQEKIHIVPNGIGGALAAADRVESRSALGLDEGYLALFAGSGWERKGLAFALAAAEKADAKVLVAGRGKKAAYSSPSAIFLGPVSDLPPVFAAADVFILPTIYDPFSNACLEGLAAGLPVITTTANGFSEIITPGVHGSVVEPGDVEGLAEALRYWRSQDRAATGKACRELAAQYSIERNVNETLAVLGKVL